One genomic segment of Lampris incognitus isolate fLamInc1 chromosome 2, fLamInc1.hap2, whole genome shotgun sequence includes these proteins:
- the rarga gene encoding retinoic acid receptor gamma-A isoform X2, which translates to MFDCMEALGMGPRQLYDVTSRGACMLRKGSPFFAGLDPFAWTGSASVQSVETQSTSSEEMVPSSPSPPPPPRIYKPCFVCQDKSSGYHYGVSSCEGCKGFFRRSIQKNMVYTCHRDKNCQINKVTRNRCQYCRLQKCFEVGMSKEAVRNDRNKKKKDVKEEVVLPESYELSGELEELVNKVSKAHQETFPSLCQLGKYTTNSSSDHRVQLDLGLWDKFSELSTKCIIKIVEFAKRLPGFTTLTIADQITLLKSACLDILMLRICTRYTPEQDTMTFSDGLTLNRTQMHNAGFGPLTDLVFAFAGQLLPLEMDDTETGLLSAICLICGDRMDLEEPQKVDKLQEPLLEALKIYARRRRPNKPHMFPRMLMKITDLRGISTKGAERAITLKMEIPGPMPPLIREMLENPEAFEDQTESNESPPPPPLPPPPPPVPVMKQEAEDEDDSWATENGSEPSPEEEDDDDDDDAGDDERDRASDSDGEAWGVLDAIDGARKGHMGRAQ; encoded by the exons cGGTGGAAACCCAGAGCACCAGCTCAGAGGAAATGGtgcccagttctccctccccacctcccccACCTCGCATCTACAAGCCCTGTTTTGTGTGCCAGGACAAGTCCTCAGGGTACCACTATGGGGTGAGCTCCTGCGAGGGCTGCAAG GGTTTCTTCCGCCGCAGTATCCAGAAGAACATGGTGTACACCTGCCACCGTGACAAGAACTGCCAGATCAACAAGGTCACACGCAACCGCTGCCAGTATTGTAGGCTGCAGAAGTGCTTTGAGGTCGGCATGTCCAAGGAAG CGGTGCGTAATGAcagaaacaagaagaagaaggatgTAAAAGAGGAGGTGGTGCTTCCGGAGAGCTATGAGTTAAGTGGAGAGCTGGAGGAGCTGGTCAACAAAGTCAGCAAAGCTCACCAGGAGACCTTCCCTTCCCTTTGCCAACTGGGAAAATACACCACC aACTCTAGCTCAGACCACCGTGTTCAACTGGACCTGGGTCTTTGGGACAAGTTTAGCGAGCTCTCCACCAAATGTATCATCAAGATTGTGGAATTTGCCAAGCGGCTGCCGGGCTTCACCACCCTCACTATCGCAGACCAGATCACTCTACTTAAATCAGCTTGTCTGGATATACTG atgctgaggatctgcacacgcTACACACCAGAGCAGGACACTATGACATTCTCAGACGGCCTCACACTGAACCGAACCCAGATGCACAATGCCGGCTTCGGGCCACTCACAGACCTGGTGTTTGCTTTTGCTGGCCAGCTACTCCCCCTAGAGATGGATGACACCGAGACTGGCCTCCTTAGCGCCATCTGCCTCATTTGTGGAG ATCGTATGGACCTGGAGGAGCCCCAGAAGGTGGACAAGTTGCAAGAACCTCTGTTGGAGGCCTTGAAGATCTATGCCCGTCGCCGGCGTCCCAACAAACCCCACATGTTCCCACGCATGCTAATGAAGATCACTGACCTCAGGGGCATCAGCACCAAGG GAGCAGAGAGGGCCATCACCCTGAAAATGGAGATCCCGGGGCCCATGCCTCCACTGATCAGGGAGATGCTGGAGAACCCAGAGGCCTTTGAGGACCAGACAGAGAGCAATGAGAGCCCGCCTCCGCCCCcactcccacctcctcctccaccagtCCCGGTCATGAAACAGGAGGCTGAGGACGAGGACGACAGCTGGGCCACAGAGAACGGCAGTGAGCCCTCACcggaggaggaggatgacgatgatgacgatgacgcgGGAGACGACGAGAGAGACAGGGCGTCGGACAGTGATGGGGAGGCCTGGGGGGTTCTGGATGCCATTGATGGGGCAAGGAAAGGCCACATGGGGAGGGCGCAGTGA
- the calcoco1a gene encoding calcium-binding and coiled-coil domain-containing protein 1 isoform X2, translating into MEGALPVEFRNVGCSYFPQSRVDCHYTLSSQHTWASHDWIGLFKVGWSSLRDYHTFVWSLAPDDYQEGTDVNCCVHFQASYLPRPGSQDYEFVYIDGKGEVCSRSPKFTFCAPKPLEDLVTLEEGTQGEEGGTDMLLVVPRAELLQSRLQECLQERAELLEAQEAESRQRESEREEYKRERKAWDKGRRQLESSISRLQEELKQSQEKMEEMERKQKEAKASGESLNEEKNALLATKEVSKLRIGELEDDIKTLAQRAVERETELERMKEKAKRAAAQKKEEENERKSLQAKLEQRESELRSLSKEFQGLRSSLAQRDTSVLQLQNTISTLTHKLTIAHRKEAESEVALKEMRSLQERLSASDHTTESLKGDLSTMMAQRDHGQADLHQARLQAAQLTLQLADSTLALREGRAHWAQERQSLQRTAESDRERLEKLNMEMQRIEERLQEERMEREKVEVELGREKDCNRVQLSETRRELQELKANLRVAQKEKEQLLTEKKELIEYISLLELKIGTAADAKWSTATVTPTGRPDSSLSDSEDENPEALQPPRHSRPLGHYSLCEQGQPDFLLLATPPSPRDQDRGAVVISQPAPLSLPRQAGSDTLAHSSESEDESDLVPCGRHNSEEEEAELLLPEHTDTILSDLADTSLW; encoded by the exons atggaaggGGCTTTGCCGGTGGAGTTTAGAAACGTGGGGTGCAGTTACTTCCCTCAGAGCAGAGTTGATTGCCACTACACTTTGAGCTCACAGCACACCTGGGCCAGCCATGACTGGATTGGTCTTTTTAAG GTGGGATGGTCATCGCTGAGGGACTACCACACATTTGTATGGTCACTGGCCCCAGATGACTACCAAGAGGGCACAGATGTCAACTGCTGCGTGCATTTCCAGG CCTCCTACCTCCCCAGGCCAGGCTCCCAGGACTATGAGTTTGTGTACATTGATGGTAAGGGTGAAGTGTGCTCTCGCAGCCCTAAATTTACATTCTGCGCCCCAAAGCCCCTTGAGGACCTGGTCACCCTGGAGGAGGGGAcccagggagaggagggaggcacAGACATGCTGCTGGTAGTACCCAGAGCTGAGCTCCTGCAG AGTCGACTGCAGGAATGTCTTCAAGAGCGGGCCGAGCTGCTGGAGGCTCAGGAGGCAGAGAGCAGGCAGCGGGAGAGCGAAAGGGAGGAGTACAAGAGGGAAAGGAAAGCATGGGACAAAGGACGCAGACAGCTGGAGAGCAGCATCAGCAGGCTGCAGGAGGAGCTGAAACAGAGCCAAGAGAAgatggaggagatggagaggaaaCAAAAG GAGGCAAAGGCTTCAGGGGAGAGCCTGAATGAAGAGAAAAATGCCTTATTGGCCACAAAGGAGGTGAGCAAACTGCGAATCGGAGAGCTGGAGGATGACATCAAAACCCTGGCACAAAGGGctgtagagagagagactgagttgGAGAG GATGAAGGAAAAGGCCAAGAGAGCTGCAGCACAGAAAAAAGAGGaggagaatgaaagaaagagCCTTCAG gCCAAACTGGAACAGAGGGAGAGTGAGCTCCGGAGTCTTTCCAAAGAGTTTCAGGGCCTGAGGAGCTCCCTGGCTCAGAGAGACACCAGTGTCCTGCAGCTCCAGAACACCATCAGCACCCTCACCCACAAACTCACCATTGCCCACAGGAAAGAG gCAGAGAGTGAGGTAGCCCTGAAAGAGATGCGCAGCCTGCAGGAGCGTTTGAGTGCCAGCGATCACACCACAGAGAGTTTGAAAGGGGATCTAAGCACCATGATGGCCCAGAGGGACCACGGGCAGGCTGATCTTCACCAGGCTCGCCTGCAGGCTGCCCAACTCACATTGCAGCTAGCAGACTCCACTCTGGCCCTGAGGGAGGGCAGGGCCCACTGGGCCCAGGAAAGACAAAGTCTGCAGCGCACTGCTGAG AGTGATCGAGAGCGTCTGGAGAAGCTCAACATGGAGATGCAGAGGATCGAAGAGAGGCTGCAAGAagaaaggatggagagagagaaggtggaggTGGAGCTTGGCAGAGAAAAGGATTGTAACCGG GTCCAGTTGAGTGAGACCCGCAGGGAGCTACAGGAGCTGAAGGCCAATCTGAGGGTGGCCCAGAAAGAGAAGGAGCAGCTGCTCACAGAGAAAAAG GAGCTGATCGAGTACATAAGTCTGCTGGAGCTGAAGATTGGAACAGCAGCTGATGCCAAATGGAGCACTGCCACTGTCACTCCTACAG GACGCCCTGACAGCTCACTCTCTGACTCTGAGGATGAGAACCCAGAGGCACTGCAGCCCCCTCGACACTCCAGACCTCTGGGCCACTACAGCTTGTGTGAGCAGGGCCAGCCTGACTTCTTGCTCCTTGCAACTCCTCCTTCCCCCAGGGACCAAGACCGTGGTGCTGTGGTCATCAGCCAGCCAGCCCCTCTCTCCCTGCCACGCCAGGCAGGCAGTGACACACTCGCACACAGTTCTGAGTCG GAAGACGAATCTGATCTAGTTCCATGTGGAAGGCAcaacagtgaggaggaggaggcagaactACTGCTGCCTGAGCACACAGACACCATTCTCAG CGATCTGGCTGACACCTCTCTATGGTAA
- the calcoco1a gene encoding calcium-binding and coiled-coil domain-containing protein 1 isoform X1, producing MEGALPVEFRNVGCSYFPQSRVDCHYTLSSQHTWASHDWIGLFKVGWSSLRDYHTFVWSLAPDDYQEGTDVNCCVHFQASYLPRPGSQDYEFVYIDGKGEVCSRSPKFTFCAPKPLEDLVTLEEGTQGEEGGTDMLLVVPRAELLQSRLQECLQERAELLEAQEAESRQRESEREEYKRERKAWDKGRRQLESSISRLQEELKQSQEKMEEMERKQKEAKASGESLNEEKNALLATKEVSKLRIGELEDDIKTLAQRAVERETELERMKEKAKRAAAQKKEEENERKSLQAKLEQRESELRSLSKEFQGLRSSLAQRDTSVLQLQNTISTLTHKLTIAHRKEAESEVALKEMRSLQERLSASDHTTESLKGDLSTMMAQRDHGQADLHQARLQAAQLTLQLADSTLALREGRAHWAQERQSLQRTAESDRERLEKLNMEMQRIEERLQEERMEREKVEVELGREKDCNRVQLSETRRELQELKANLRVAQKEKEQLLTEKKELIEYISLLELKIGTAADAKWSTATVTPTGRPDSSLSDSEDENPEALQPPRHSRPLGHYSLCEQGQPDFLLLATPPSPRDQDRGAVVISQPAPLSLPRQAGSDTLAHSSESEDESDLVPCGRHNSEEEEAELLLPEHTDTILRVSMARRWKF from the exons atggaaggGGCTTTGCCGGTGGAGTTTAGAAACGTGGGGTGCAGTTACTTCCCTCAGAGCAGAGTTGATTGCCACTACACTTTGAGCTCACAGCACACCTGGGCCAGCCATGACTGGATTGGTCTTTTTAAG GTGGGATGGTCATCGCTGAGGGACTACCACACATTTGTATGGTCACTGGCCCCAGATGACTACCAAGAGGGCACAGATGTCAACTGCTGCGTGCATTTCCAGG CCTCCTACCTCCCCAGGCCAGGCTCCCAGGACTATGAGTTTGTGTACATTGATGGTAAGGGTGAAGTGTGCTCTCGCAGCCCTAAATTTACATTCTGCGCCCCAAAGCCCCTTGAGGACCTGGTCACCCTGGAGGAGGGGAcccagggagaggagggaggcacAGACATGCTGCTGGTAGTACCCAGAGCTGAGCTCCTGCAG AGTCGACTGCAGGAATGTCTTCAAGAGCGGGCCGAGCTGCTGGAGGCTCAGGAGGCAGAGAGCAGGCAGCGGGAGAGCGAAAGGGAGGAGTACAAGAGGGAAAGGAAAGCATGGGACAAAGGACGCAGACAGCTGGAGAGCAGCATCAGCAGGCTGCAGGAGGAGCTGAAACAGAGCCAAGAGAAgatggaggagatggagaggaaaCAAAAG GAGGCAAAGGCTTCAGGGGAGAGCCTGAATGAAGAGAAAAATGCCTTATTGGCCACAAAGGAGGTGAGCAAACTGCGAATCGGAGAGCTGGAGGATGACATCAAAACCCTGGCACAAAGGGctgtagagagagagactgagttgGAGAG GATGAAGGAAAAGGCCAAGAGAGCTGCAGCACAGAAAAAAGAGGaggagaatgaaagaaagagCCTTCAG gCCAAACTGGAACAGAGGGAGAGTGAGCTCCGGAGTCTTTCCAAAGAGTTTCAGGGCCTGAGGAGCTCCCTGGCTCAGAGAGACACCAGTGTCCTGCAGCTCCAGAACACCATCAGCACCCTCACCCACAAACTCACCATTGCCCACAGGAAAGAG gCAGAGAGTGAGGTAGCCCTGAAAGAGATGCGCAGCCTGCAGGAGCGTTTGAGTGCCAGCGATCACACCACAGAGAGTTTGAAAGGGGATCTAAGCACCATGATGGCCCAGAGGGACCACGGGCAGGCTGATCTTCACCAGGCTCGCCTGCAGGCTGCCCAACTCACATTGCAGCTAGCAGACTCCACTCTGGCCCTGAGGGAGGGCAGGGCCCACTGGGCCCAGGAAAGACAAAGTCTGCAGCGCACTGCTGAG AGTGATCGAGAGCGTCTGGAGAAGCTCAACATGGAGATGCAGAGGATCGAAGAGAGGCTGCAAGAagaaaggatggagagagagaaggtggaggTGGAGCTTGGCAGAGAAAAGGATTGTAACCGG GTCCAGTTGAGTGAGACCCGCAGGGAGCTACAGGAGCTGAAGGCCAATCTGAGGGTGGCCCAGAAAGAGAAGGAGCAGCTGCTCACAGAGAAAAAG GAGCTGATCGAGTACATAAGTCTGCTGGAGCTGAAGATTGGAACAGCAGCTGATGCCAAATGGAGCACTGCCACTGTCACTCCTACAG GACGCCCTGACAGCTCACTCTCTGACTCTGAGGATGAGAACCCAGAGGCACTGCAGCCCCCTCGACACTCCAGACCTCTGGGCCACTACAGCTTGTGTGAGCAGGGCCAGCCTGACTTCTTGCTCCTTGCAACTCCTCCTTCCCCCAGGGACCAAGACCGTGGTGCTGTGGTCATCAGCCAGCCAGCCCCTCTCTCCCTGCCACGCCAGGCAGGCAGTGACACACTCGCACACAGTTCTGAGTCG GAAGACGAATCTGATCTAGTTCCATGTGGAAGGCAcaacagtgaggaggaggaggcagaactACTGCTGCCTGAGCACACAGACACCATTCTCAG GGTGAGTATGGCGAGAAGATGGAAGTTTTGA